aatagcaaatattaactatacaattatttttttggtATTGCCATCAAGATTAGTATAAAGTAAAATTTTGTTACTATTCACCACATACAAGAACAGTAAAAATAAAGTAGAAGAActaatttctaatattttatataaatataatggATATTATGGACGTTTCTTTTCTGATTATTTGCATGTTTCTTGTGATTTGGCTATGGTGGTGAAATTATAAAGTGGTCCTTAAAGGACACTTTATAATGATTCCAAATGTGTGGCTATTGTGTAATCCGTACAAGTAGAATGTGAATTTATATTCTCAcccaaaatttataataattacaaAGAGGCATAGATCATTaataaaaacttttttatttggTTGTAATTAGAGGAGGATTAGGTGTATGGGCTTTTTGCAATTTGGGCTTTTAATGAACATTCATATAGAGAACTACAATTTCAGCTCTATATATAAAACTATATTGGAcaccaataaaaaatattttgtttttaccgaaaaaaaatttgttacgTTAATAGCTTATTTGTCACAAAGCaaagcataaaaaaaaaaaaaaactcaccAGCAAAGTgtcatcaataataataataataataataataatcttttATTATATACATTATTTCAGCAAAATATTAATTTCGGCCAAAACATATAACAATTATTTAAGGGGCATGTTTTAGGATTCATTATGTTTAAGGTAGAGTAAAGAAATAGTCTAATCTAGTGatagttaaattattttttatccctcaagtctctttttGAAACTCACATTTAAATatcactaaaaaataaaaaaagatcttatttttttgtcaataatTTATTTTCCGTAAGAAATTATTAGAATACTTATTAACGAATAATTTATATCTATACGACATTTAAATAAGtttttatttcaaaaacaaagaagtaataaaatagagtaaaataattaaactaaaagacaaaatatgaaaaaatattttaattataaaacataattaaacatATGTATAAAGTCTTTAATATGATATcatgttaaaattaaattaaaaatatataaatttaaattattttaaaaagaaagtaagaaaaaaattataaattaagtttgtattattttatataaatatattttttatatacaggTTTAATTTTTctgatatttatatataattttagttttaaattataaatattagtgTATCATTAGGTGCTAATGTATTAAGTGATTCAGTCTTTTATTATTAGGtgtgtataaaaataaataaaagcaaCATTAGTTAGGATAAtaagttatttataatttaattaaaatatttttaagttcaaattttaaaaataaaagatattttttataaattatatataataaataatattttaataataaaattattcctgaactctttttaatttttatatctctattatatttttaatataattaataatattcaacaaaaatttattttaatatatataattttttttattcttaaaattttctGAGTCAATCACTAAATACAGCATAATGACCTCtcaatttgaataaaatttaattcaattatGGAAAGTACAATCATCTTGTatataacattttaaaataaaatgtatGTTTGCAagtatttgaataaaaaaattgtgttatataataatatatttttaacaaatttgactacaacaatatttttaaattttaacaaaatataaatattgcTACATGATATGATTTGGGTTTTTGGGGACTCTTGTAGATGACAAAAAAAAGTTTTCGGTTCAAGCATTTGTGTGGGGCACAAATTGTGGTTATGTGACAATAGAAGTTTATGATGAATTGTCATATTAAAAATGAACCAACAAActtcttaaaattttataaactaTCCTGGTCCTTAGAGGACCACATTATACTTTCCCCATAGTAGAACCAGCCAAGAAGAAAGTAGatttttcttattagttttACCAGTTTCAAAAATGAATGTTTCGTTTATTTGggtgtttctttttctttaatttgagCTTGTTTGGAAAGCTTAAGAATTCATtttctttaataatattttcttGAATGAATTCTTATGTTTTGgaacacacaaaaaaaattcaattcacaTTTACTTCATTTATAAATCAGACTTTACTGGTTAAGAGCATGCTTTTTTATTGATTAATCGGATGCTTCTTTATTTATTCGATGCTGCtttatttgaattttacttttaattcaAATGTATTTTGTTGAACTACTAGatatttcttttaaataattttagataaGTTTTAGCATCCCATGGTACAGTTCCCTAGtactttttcagtttttctAATTCAAGTGAAAAGACTTAGCACTATATACATTATTTTcgaatattttcatttttctcccCTTTCAGTCCAATCATCAATGGGAAGACCACCGGTTCCACTGTTGCCTTCACCTCGCTTCCGTATAATTGCTCTCATTGTCTGCTAAAGCCAGATAGACTTCTTGAGAGATTAATCAAACAGCTCCATGTTGTGCCTAAGTGGGCGCCTACCTGCACAAATTTTGCCTAACGCATTGTATATGTTTTCTCTTTTGCGTTGTTGATACTGTCTTCTTGCTGGTGTGATGCTGTGATTTGTAGTATAGATTCTGATTGAGTTCTAATTGCTCAGTTTCTTGTTTTTCCTTCGTTCCCCTTTTAATGTTAAGTAGCTTGTTTAGTGTATGTTATAATCGGGTTTCTATATTTAATGATAAAGCTGCATAGCATGCTTTTGAGTTTTGAGCGTATtttttgatttaatttcttttattcgttaaattagattaaatcaattataactaattgatttgattaatttattatatgtataataGAGCTACAAATAAAACAGGGAACATAGATGTTGTGGGATGAATTGAAACTGCAAAGAGATTTGGCCTGTGGAAGAGGTGTGTGCTTGATAACCCTCTTCTATATATCTTTTAATGCCTATTGCAGAAATCTAAATATGATGCTAtgtaattttgatttttaaagaTGAAAACTATAACAGAGtccatttgtattttctttttcacttatAGATTTTTTCCCTTAAATTTGTTACCTTATGTGTGCTTAAACCTCAACTATGGATGCCACATTAGCATCAGCTTCTTAGATTTTCTTTGGGCacttttattaaagttttaaaaaaaatttatagcatttttttttcattttctatttGTAAGTTATTTCTTAGACGTTTAAATCTGAGATGCAATTTTTAGTAATTTactcaattttaataaatttcaTTAGTTGGATTAAAAACGGGAAAGAATTTATTCTATTCATAGTCAGTTGAAATTTCGATTTAATTCTTAATAGATTATGATTTTAAATAAGTcaattgattttattatttaaacttATTACAATTTCATGTTCTACGTATTTAATTTGCTTTTGGATTTCGCATAAAATCTCAATTTTCTTTGCTTACTTTCATCCAATACCACTTCAAAAACGAAAAGTTTATGTCTTTATGATGGGACCATCGATATGAAATCCAGTAACTGCAAATTGCAAATCATATCAAATGATCATATACTTCAATCCGGCTTACCCATATTCAACACATTTatagctaaattacaacaaagaaaatagcagcaaaaaacaaaaacaaattcaTAATTTTGGCATTTCATGAGCAATTTATCACCACAGGCCATTGTCGATCACAGCGGAAATTATGCCTTTCAGTGTTTCCTGCATGACATTGAAATTAGCATTGCtcattatttctttcttttctttttcaattttggaCCTTCAGTAGAGAAAAGCATATACCAGTATATGTACCTTAGAATGGTTTAAGACCAAGCGAGAGCACTAGTGGCTTAGAGGAGCGAGCGAGACTACAAATCAGGAATAGGGTATATGTCAATATAATTTAGCTAAGTTGCACAAGCACAAGTATGTCTTAAAAGCATCTCTTGTCATGGATCTTTGTATTCTGAACGTTGAACCTttttttttggctgaaattacAATACCGAGAAACACTACAGAAGATGTACAATTTCGACCAAGTTTCTCCTAACAAGGAAGAGTAGTTGTTACCTTATCTTCTCAATCGGGCACATGCAGCCAACATTGGCTGCAGCAAATGAAATTAGCAACATATAAGGACAACCATCATTTAGAATATCAAGGTGCACAAATAATTGCGACGATCACGGTAAAGCCTACCTCATCCCGTTTGCCAAATATAACAGAAACATTGAACGTTGGATTAATAGACACACCTTCCTTCCTGGCATTGGAAAAACATGTGATAATGCGAAGCATCAGTTTTATTTCAAAGGTGCAAGACAATCCTAATTCAAATTGGCAAAATAGAAAATGGAATTTTCTAAAGTCGTAGTTCTCACAACAATTTTTTCGTGTGTAGCTGTTTAATTTGAAAGTTCCAATTTCCCccaaaaaagtaaaattgcatacACATCTTTAACTTTTAATGAAGTATattgaaacttaaaaacaaTTTAATGTAATTAGGGCCATTCATTATGTCGAGAGTATTATCTAGATCATCCCAACCAAATTGTGCTTAAAGACACCATCTTCGGCAAACTCTGTTAGTATAAAAAATCTCAGTCTCTAATTACAGACAAACTTCATTGAAAGAATGACCTATCATATCCTACACAAGCATTACTTTCCGCCAAAAGATAGATCACCTTCCTTGTATCTAATTATAGAATACTAGTATCTGTAGTAGAATTCCATAACAACACATTATGCACAAACAACCAAACCTTAACTTCAAGGGTGGTGTAGTGAACCCACATAAGGAGACAGTAGTGAAAGAAATAGGGGAAAAAGTAATGAGAACTTCACAGTTTACAACCAAACATGTACCATGAATTTATCCCAGGAACACAATGGCATGGCTTAATTACTTACAAATATACTCAAATATACTTCATTTCTCAAGCAAAATGTAAACAAAACCAATGGTATAGGTACCTGGCATGCAGTATTGTCCCCATGGTTCCTATTTGAGTGGCTATAACCTGATAAGTGGGTCAAAAGGTTAAGACTGAAGCCATGAAAACATATATGTAGAAGAGGCAAATGAACAAAGTCCACCGACCTGAAAATGATCTTCATAACTCATAACAATAATATGTGTTTTGTTTCCCTgacaagcacaaacaaacaggCTCAGTTATATAGAAAGCAAGTAGAGATAACTGCATCCACCCCTTTttaatacaaaattattttttttgtagcAAACAAATATCAAGCTTTTCCACAGGCATGCATACCTTGATTACAACAGAGAAATGATTGTGGCGTACAGGAAACTGTGGGAAAGGCAAAGTGCTGGTGTTTGAATTCATTGGCAGGAGTGAAGGTTCTGATTTTGATATGGCATTACTTGATTCATCAACTTGCACAATGGATTGAGTCATTCAGTCACTGCTTTAACACAGTCAACCCTAGCATCACCATTATCACACACAAACACTAAAGTGCTAAATCCTAAGCAGACAAACACAGGTAATGGAAAGGGCCTACCTGCACGGTGCAGATGGACGGAGTTGGCAACATGCAGAGGCGCAAAGAGGCGGCGCCAACGGAGGGGGAGGAGCCGATTGGCGCCGAGGCAGAGAGAATGAGAGGGGCGACTGGGCCAGAGGGTGGGAGAACTAGAAACtcaaaaagacaaaaaataaaaaaaaaaagttattaaaaattaaaaattcacaTAGGATTTGTCTTTCAGATATATATGATTtaatatgtttgattaaattattatttaataattttaaattattaattttggatgaaaatatttatatgtaaattgttttttattaattttttagagatgttaaaataaattttttattataaaatatttttggtaatttaaaatttttttaatttattttaaattttttgtgttaactaatattaattttatttaattttaaaaaaataaattatttttgataaaaatattctttaacaaaagttttatttatttttgattaaattttgttaataaatatcttttaacatatttttttactgattaaattgtatttttaaaaaattttaatgacattctttaataattttttaattattaagaaACTTATTTTGTAAAGATATAAAAAATGagatgttaattttttaaatttagaatttatcCATTTCGacttatttttaagttttgataaagtttttaataattttcaataattttatgaaataaattatttattaatattaattgttatatatattaatagtgctaagattttttttttaatttaatgttaaaataataaatattgatatcgaaaaattaatagtaatgtacaaaaataattgttaataaaatttttggtaaaatcacaatttaataattaaaaaattatagaagagtattttaggaaaaaataatttaacctttaaaaaattttaaagaatattttttataaaaatacaatttaatcggtagaaaaataatttgttaaagaatattttgataaaaaaatttaataaaaaaatttttttactagaaaattttttgtaaaaaataattaattttttcttaaaaaaagtAAAGTTAACTTTAGTTAATATAAACatttttaaatgaattaaagatgatttttttaaaagttataaagaaaaagaatatatattttacaaataGAGAGGAGGAGAATGTCATTTTAATAtctctaaaaaaaaaagaagtgaaattttttcaattttttattattaaaaaattattgaaatgcACAATAGAATAATATAGGACAAATTGTAATCTTAAGAGGGTGAATAATTTGTCGAGtctaaattcaaaaatatttttctatagaCAATATTTAAAGTGCTACAAGTAGAGTACATTCAGTATTCTTTATTAGAACTTTTGTCCATGAGAAATAATAtagaattaatataatttattatttttgattaattaattattaatattcaaaaatatagactaaaaatatattattaaattattaaattaaaaaaattagattaataattaaaaataataataaaaaataataaattttacaaaCTCCTAAATATTTCTCTCTACTCAATTGCTAtgtagtcaccaaaaaaaaaaattgctatGTACACTCTAAAATGTCATATAGAAAGAGAGTTTATGGAGACATGGAGATCCACGCAAAATTATAGTGAAAATCATCAAGTACTACAATGTTACTACCAAATGGCATGTTTGGTTTAAAGTTATGTGTAGACTATAGTACGTCCCTCAACAATATTTGTTTAAGATTAGTGCTTCATCTCAAATGATCAACTTTGTGTGAGAGATAAAACTTTCTACGAAGATCCTTGCTTAATGTTACAAATTGAATCCCAATCCATGCTAGGAGGAACTTTGAACTGGATGCAATACCACTTAACACCATGCTAAGAAAAAAGGGGTGCCCCGACAGGccttttttcttgccacgcttttaaagcgtaccCAAAAATAGTTTATGGGCACGTTTTTGCGAGAGTGGTCATTGATTTGTGATTTGGGTACGCTTTTTTTGTCACGCTTAAAAAACATGGCCATAGAGGGAAATTAGCACGCTTTTTTAAGGGTGGCCActtatttgaattttggccacgctttcttacTGCCACACTTAAAAAGCGTATCCATAAAGAGAAATCGGCACGCTTTTAGGAGAGTGGCCACTGATTTGAtatttggccacgctttttgtTGCCACGCTTGAAAAACGTGGCTATAAAAAGAAACCGGGACGCTTAAAAAGCGTAGCTATACTTTGTGTATTTTGGCACCGTAAAAAAAGGTACCCATAGAGTTTCTTCCCCTAAAATTTAGCTTCCCACCTATTTTGAGTGAAACCCCAAAATGGTCCTCCAGATTGGACCCGTGCACCAATGTTGCCCCTCAGTTTCTAAATGCTCTAAATGCACCCTCCAATTTAAGCTTCATGCGAAATCCTGGTCCTTCCACCCAATTCCGGGATGACTCAGCAGCGGAGCGCTGAGCTGGCAGTTCCACCCCCCTCCACGTATGCTTCATCACTCCCACCATCACCATTGTTCCTCCTCTTCTCCCAACGGAGCCATTAcccttttctcttcttccaaTCCTCATTTTCCTTTCTCCCTTCCTCAAGCATTGTAGCCCTTTCCATTGGCCTAAGGCTGAACCACCACCGCGAGCCATCATAGCCTCCACCATATGCG
The genomic region above belongs to Arachis stenosperma cultivar V10309 chromosome 5, arast.V10309.gnm1.PFL2, whole genome shotgun sequence and contains:
- the LOC130982535 gene encoding uncharacterized protein LOC130982535 produces the protein MTQSIVQVDESSNAISKSEPSLLPMNSNTSTLPFPQFPVRHNHFSVVIKGNKTHIIVMSYEDHFQVIATQIGTMGTILHARKEGVSINPTFNVSVIFGKRDEPMLAACARLRR